Genomic DNA from Plutella xylostella chromosome 13, ilPluXylo3.1, whole genome shotgun sequence:
gtgTCTATGTaggaataattaaaattttgtgaTAACGTGATGtatctgtcgcaggcaactggtttaatctcctgtttgattgaaccactagcccgttcattggatggcgctattcagttgtatgactaaaggacaactcgtcaagtcgttgattgtaacgttcgacgtcttgactgaacgtcattcagcgaagtcgttgaatgggatatagtatagcaacttagtaatgtctggttagggtgaacatcaccagacaagagtcaacaaaaagactatgttacaaagctcttatctcacaaattaactaaacaataacaataaacgttccttcatattgttgttcataattatccagttacgccactttttttctatgaaactaTCCGctcgcggcgtaataataggtaaatccatgttgtcacactattttaacacaaataacgcactttaaagctaatttatttgcaaaaaactaacaatataggtgctttttgtgtcagctgttagctgttagacgccatattgttgacgaccgaatggcgtagtggttagtgacctgactactgagccgatggtcccgggttcgattcccggctggggcagatatttgtttaaagacagatatttgtactcgggtcttgggtgttgatatttatatttagtatctatctatctatgtatttgtgtagatatatcagctgtccgacacccataacacaggttctgcctagcttggggtcggatggccgtgtgtgagatgtccccacatatttatttatattttatttatatttgttttattcaccacctgactgattttaagtcagctaactagttggacgttttgtgacgcttgtacaatcaacgttcggcctagtcatacaactgaacaacgccatccaatgaacgggctagtggttcaatcaaacaggagattaaaccagttgcctgcgacatatctaACGTGTtatacatcctaactaatattataaatgcgaaagtaactgtgtctgtctgtctgtctgtctgttactctttcacgccaaaactactgaacggatttgaatgaaatttggtatatatatggtctagaccctgggaaagaacataggctactttttatcccggaattaccacgggaaaactttttaaggcgaagcgaagctcgcgggaacagctatattaTAAATCCGTTAACTACACGCAGGTAGGGAGAAGGATAATATTTGTCGCACAAGCAGAACaccaatacaatatttttgttcGAACCCTACTCTCAACATGATACGAGATAAACCCCCGATAACTAAGCCCGAAACTTGTGCAAACAAATCGCGAAACATTATCTCGAAACACTCGGCCTAATTTGGGAAGAAAACAATTTTGGTGGTGATTCGCAGAACAAAGTTTCAACCCGTGAACAATTAGGCAAAGTTAATCTCGGTACTGCCGAGAACTGTTTGCCCCAAATCGGTGTTTGCCCGAACAACTATCTAACAGTTCCCCGGATATTGGACCCTGTCCGGATGTATGGTGAAGAAACGTGCCTCAATCAATTTCAGTTACCACTTTTATTGCCACCCGTGTTGTCTTGCCACGGAAATTGTCGCCGACACATGCACTTTATTGAACTGTGCTACTACATATAAACCATTTACGCTAAGACGGATAAATTATTGTACACCGGAAATCTACAGCAATATTTCCCTCAATAAGAAAACATCAGACGTCGCACAACTTATTACAGCAGTTAATAAGGCCATAACTGACTAATGGTTGGATGGAGTAACGGGCCCAGTGTATGTTGATCTCTGGCAACGCGGCGACAGTCTCGACTTAATATTTGATGTAGTAGTCTCGAGAGATTCAGTGCAGATCTTCCAGGCTGGTTGCAGGATCTTGTGTTGCCATGCAGGGAAATTCATACCAAGCCAAGTCTGTTTCCGCCACGACGCTCGTTGTTATGTCGAGGAAATGGATTCCCGAACGGAAAGTCAAAGCTTATTCTCCCTGTTTCACTATTATCGTTGTTTTTGTTACGTATCTGAGCTCACAACCTTACATTATAATCAGTTTATTTATCTGGATGACGTAACCTGTATCTCTATGCATTTTCTAAGATGCAATCAGTTCAATTATTAGGTGTAATATATACATCATCAAAGTAATGACTTGACTGTGGTGAAATGGTGGTGTAGAGGAGTTCACTTTATTGTACTgttaattacaaaatttaaagaACCTAAAGAACGTCTATTCACATGCACATTAAAAAATGAATTGTAGGTAGGTGTGCATTTCACCCCGAGGCATTTACTTGAAAAAAATGCCGTTAGAAAGATTTATCGGATAATTCTAACTTACGACACTACGCCTCTAGCAGCCGAGGTAAAGTTCAGTTCCTGAGCTATTTATCATCTCTCAGCTAAAGTCACTTGTACAATATTCAGTAGAAATTACCGTGTTAGTTACCTAGTTCCCGACTTTAATATTTCACGGACACTAACCAGTTACCAACCCACTGGTCAGAAGGTTGATGTGGTGCAAAATTAAACAACAGTGTCAGGTTCAATTAAACTTCATACCTTATCAGCTTACAAAcgttatttattgataaaactaaacttatgaaataaaaaaatacggtgGTTATTacttttaaccgacttcgaaaagtGGAAATTTCTCAAtttgtctgtatgtatgtttttttatatgtatgtcCACCGGTATCTTTGCCAGTTATAGAGcgattttgataatttcttttttgatgttacaatacaacatacatacatacacgaTTAAATTGTATGTTTTTGATTTGGAATTGTTATTAACCGcaccaatttcaaaaaagattaacacctgcttaggtattttTGTGCTAACACATATAGTTTTGTGATTTTTgaagtcagtttttttatataggtatgtatattacTATGTTGTCATTTGGTTTTCGCCctgaattattaatatatcaactagaaatattgaaatataaaataagcttactgaaatataaaaaaaaatattcagcaAAACCTAATCCCTATttaactatattatattaaatacatttatttataattaatcgCTTCGTCTTCTTCTTTCTTGACTGCCTTAATCAGCACTAGGGACATGACTGCGTTTACAacctgaaaaatattaaatcataataaatatgtatgtacctaatacggtaggtaggtaatgcTTTATTTCCATACTAAAATTACAAACTGGTATAGAAAAAGGTATTCAGCTCAGCTTTACATACTAcggcaaaatattttttactgagcgctaattaataataaatggtcaataataatatgtatctatttatgtatttctgtagatatatcagctatccgatacccataaggcactgtctagcttggggtcTAGCCGTGTGTGTGCCGTCCCCACATTACAATTATGACAGGACATAAAACTTAGTCGGATATGGTCAAAAAAAGAGTTTAGTAACGATCCATGGTAAGGTTGTCCAGCACTGTAATATTGAGGGCTGATGCTGAATGACTAAgcgttgtggcgctcctttaCATCATCCTTTTTCCAGCAGCGGTTATTACGTGATGGTAATAGAGCTGAtgataatgtacctactcgtTGGGTGGTTCCCCGCCAGATGGACGGATGATCCAGTCAAGTCTGCAAGGAAGCGCTGCCGCTGGATGCGGACCACAGACAAggtggaaaaaaaaatttgcctatgttcagcagtggacgtcctatagCTAAGATGATGATACTCACAGCAATCATACAAGAAGCCAATACTATAGCGGCCAGCCAGGCGGTCTTGCCCTCCAGGTACCAGGTCAGCTCATCGACGCAGCCGTGGAAGTACGAGTTCCCGGTGACGGAGTCTCGACACTCGGAGGGGAGCGGCTTGCGCAGGTTGATGTAGTCCACGGGACCGTCCGCGCCGCAGCACCCGATCTGAGGAGAGGCAGAGTTTTAGCcaatgatattttaatattataaagaactagctgttcccgtgcgcttcgcttcgccttaaaaagttttcccgtgggaattccgggataaaaagtagcctatgttctttcccaaaGTCTATAACGTATGTATAACAAACAttaaaatctgttcagtagttttggcgtgaaagagtaacagacagacagacagacacagttactttcgcatttataatattagttaggatatcaAGATACGGTTTAGGtgttagattaacaatatacgaacaagattaAGTGTGcaatgcaaaagaaacgtctcaacaaataatacctaacccacttctaccactgagatATTAAATTAGAATAggaaaaaacaataaaaaaaatattttttcgaagCAACATAGCATCTTAAATAGGAAGGCTTGAATTCCTGAATGTGGTTTGACTTCGAGTCAGATCAGCCTACTTCTTCAGATCGTAGATGATACTGAGGTACATTTCACAAATTTTACAGTCGTCAATAAATTCTCACTCCGAAACCAGGTTCAGGTGATTGCGTGTCTACATTATTGAGTTATGATTCGCCATTTGATTACTGGAATGGCGGACCCCAAACGCAGGAGCTGATTGCACATCTCGTGTCAATGCAAAATAGCTCTTAATACATTCAGCATTCTGTAGCCTTTCATTTGTGTCAGCCATCGGAAGTCGATCACGCCGAATCTCAGCGATTTTGTAATTGCTATCGTAACTCTCGCAGATCAAAATGTTTACACATTTGGActtgggggtcactctatacgacGAAAAGTAAGTTTCAGagtgctgctgcgcgagccacgacccAATCTCGTTGTAAAACGTGACGACTCCACGACAGTTCTAattcgttcgttagtttttcgtcagtatattGACCCCCCTGTTGgcaatacatttatttataggtatgtTAATTTGTCGTGAAAGACTTCTTTAAATATTGACGCAGCTATGTGTATATGTATTGATGATTGAATATAACTTGTGATTACTTTGATTGTAACGCGCATGTTTTCCTTAACCAATTAGTAAAAAGGAcgaaatatatttacataattaatgttCTACTTTTTAAAACTAAGGTAAGTAAGGAAATAGTTAAGAAAAGAATGCCAGAATACACTTGGGACTACTGTCCAACTGTCACTGTTCAGTTTAACATTATAAATGTCCTTCATTTTTTACCAGCGCAATATATTCATTCGGCAACATAAATACTCGTAGTTATGGACAAAAAATCGTTCGGCATCAACTGTCAAGTCCGAAATGCGTTTTTGTGCTTGCTTCGTTAGCTTCCCGACTAACGATGAAAGGGAAAAATTCCACCGAATTGTTCTCTTTAGTAACTTTGAAAATATGACATCGATCGAAAGCGACGAGATTGGGTGCGATTCCTTTGAGAAATTATTATCAGTGCTCTTTATTGAAGGtaacaatttatttgaaattcttCCTTAATGTAGTCCCTTCGTTCTTCACTGTTTAAAAGAGTAATGCAATGGGCTTTTGGTTTATGGCATTTTTGTAGGGTTACTATTAATTCCATTATGAGACACATCATTTTCAAGGCAAATTTATTGTGATTGTACCCGTCTTAAATATCCCTgatttgtcaaaaaaaaaattgtatttcacaagtgtttaaaattataatcactTATCTATCTGTTCGCGAATTTTCACAATTAATTCATCAAATGTGATTCAGAATTACCTCCTAAGTCACCTCCTTTCGCACACCACCTTTTCAACagccctttttgcaacaactgTATAAGTAAGGAaaccgcgactaggcaaacgtagtaacgcaccctccggctagatggggtgacgacttccgaaaggtggctggttatgattggatgcggaaagctatatatcgcatccagtggcgtgcttagAGGCCTACgaccagcagtggactgctataggctgatgatgatgatatacaggtgttgcaaaaagggtatgctgAGCCGAAATCTACGTGTTCAGCATGTAATATCTAAGCCCGGAagaaatcagaatgtcaaaataataattttttatacaaacttTGTAGGTCATGtcactttttactatgaaggATGATGAAGTGTAAACTCACTCCTTCCTGCACCATCCTCAGTATCTCTCGGCTGCCCTCGTGCTGCGGGTTGTTGATGAGGCGGTGCAGCACGTCGCGGATCAGCGGCTGGATGCTCGAGTCGTACGTGGAGAAGTCGAGTAGGACGCACGAGCCGACCAGCCCGAACACGAAGATGGCTAGTTGGGAGCCGATGTACTGGGGAGAGAGGTGGATTTTGTTATTAAAGCCTTAATTGGGCATAATGATTATGGATCGTTTTGAAGTTTATCCCATTGCGTTAAGGACGAAAaccaattaaatatttaatttaagtagtCATGCCCAAAATTAAGGGTTAAATGAGAAGGTAAATTCTTGTGATGGAATTACTTAAGGGATAAGCAAGCTTGCACCTAGCTGcgcaagggcgtacccaggtaggggcaggggggggcagctgcccccccctagaagataaaataaacgtcaattttcctgccaagtgggaattaaaaacgtgttactTACTGTGCgccaaattaataataatattctattctattctattctctgtgggggtaacagtacctgcacctggctctctcgaatggaacctttgtgcatatccccaaggtctaaactgccttcctaagcttggaccatttcccaccacgctggtccactgcgggttggtgggttcacatatctagatgtgctaaatctagatatgcaggtttcctcacgatgttttccttcaccgtaagagcgatggtatacattgtacttaaattcagaaaagaactcattggtacatgtcagcgccgggattcgaacccgcatctctggcgtgagaagcgggcgcttacccgactgagctaccaccgctcactcattaataataataataataaatcatttatttcggaTTAATCCATATCAATGaacttaaaaattatgttagtaatggttttaaattaaaatgaaatataattaagacgaccgaatggcgtagtggttagtgaccctgactactgagccgatggtcccggtttcgattcccggctggggcagatatttgtttaaacacagatatttgttctcgggtcttggatgtgcccgtaaaatggcaatggcccgccccctattacattgggactaacataacacacTGGCGAGCGTTGCAAGtcggtgcagcaatgcacctctgcctaccccgcaagggagtacattagtacaaggcgtgagtgtttgtttgtgtttgtttttgaaatataattaaatacctacattatgtatttacattatttagcCGCCCATTTACACGGCATAACGTGTGCACACATCAAAGATCGTAGCAGCAGACTGTCTACTTTCTCTGCTATAGTTAGTGGTCAGGAGGCTGTTGGTGCTGGCACGCACCCGCCGCATCAGGGAGGCTACTCGCTTTCTCATGATGGCATGAAATCCATCAGTGTGTGCCTCGGCGAACATCCCTGACGCGCTGCAGTACCGCGGCAGCCCCAACAGCATCCTGAAcgcattattatattgaacGCGTAGGGCGTTGTAAGCCTTTTGAGTAAAGCTGATCCACAGGGCGCAAGTGTAAAAGGATTGGCAATAGGCCCTAAATAATGTGATTTTTACACTCTTTGTACATTTTGCAAACCTACGGATGAAATAAGTGTTggaaacaaaatttattttctttcactcagatattttgttttaatattctttttttttatctataatgtttcaatatacccgaccgaccatcatctcggaacaggtatgagctgccccccccctagcagaaatcctgggtacgcccttgtaGCTGTGTCGCATGAAGTAAGTTCGATAACTTGTACTTCTACAGTATGTAACGAAGCAAATCATTAACTAAATTTATCTTCTTTTACAAAGTAAAGTCATGTCGTTTAAATAGTCGTCCTAAAATTTATAGACATGGACGACTAcacataatttaaaacaaaatgatGCGCTGTAGTATACGAGTCGCCACTAAAACTGAAGGgctattattatcattttactTACCGTATACTTAGCAAGGCTTGGGTTGGACACAATAATAtcatacaacacatacacGGAACACCTAAGATCCGAGATCATTTACTAATATCTAAAGAGACTACTCACTCCATACAAAAGCGTGACATTTTCCATCAAGGCGGCTCCACAGCCGAGGAACGCCACTACCATGATGCCAAGGGACGCGATCAGGATGATGTAGATGCCGATGAAGAACTTCTGCAGCTCCAACATCTTCATCCACTCGTTGAAGCCTGGCTCTATGCAGATCCATAGACATAGCGCGAAGATTGACACCCCGAACAACTGCCAAGGAAAAGGTGGGAGTTAACGTAAAGTtctaacaatataataatattagaatataattatatcccTTTGTACTGCGTGATATATGCTTATAagtcatattattttcataacaCGCGGGCCCTTAGGGAGAGGGGATTCAGGGTCTGAATCATCTCATCAGTGACAAACACAGGTTCCTAGTGTTTCGCCAACACGCTAAAACAAGAATTCCTGAATAACTTTAtgacttatattttttaaatacctacctttttgtattttacgAGCATATAAAATAGTCATTAACTGCTGTGGCGTCAAccttatcataataaaatgatCTTGTTGATGAAGTAGTAACtgcagtaaaactataaagctAGGAGATCCAAAGTTATGTCCAAAGTTGGATCGTACCATTTTGTGATAGCGCTATGAAAGTTTATCTTTTGAGTAGATACTAAGAAATGCTTTCATCACGATTAATCTATGCAGAATGTTACGAAAGCTTTGTAGTGAAGAGAATCCTTATTCTTTATATCTTTAGGTATTTAtgataagtatattaaaacaATTATGTTCCTTTTCACTTTTCACTAAATTATAAAGACGTATCCATAACGTAGTTTAAGTTTTGTCAGGTTTTTTGACTCTCATTTTTCTTTGTGCGAAAAA
This window encodes:
- the LOC105390705 gene encoding tetraspanin-2A, which encodes MASFGVNESRIGASKLESQIYCIKYTLFCFNIVLWLFGVSIFALCLWICIEPGFNEWMKMLELQKFFIGIYIILIASLGIMVVAFLGCGAALMENVTLLYGYIGSQLAIFVFGLVGSCVLLDFSTYDSSIQPLIRDVLHRLINNPQHEGSREILRMVQEGIGCCGADGPVDYINLRKPLPSECRDSVTGNSYFHGCVDELTWYLEGKTAWLAAIVLASCMIAVVNAVMSLVLIKAVKKEEDEAINYK